CAGTACAATAACCACCCGCGGGGAAATGCCGTCCAGTTCCCCGTTCTGCACGCGGTAATAGGCATTATCCACGTAATCGAATCCGAAGCCCATGTTGGTCGCCCTGTGGGGGCCGAACAATTTCTTCCATGAATCCTCCCCTCTTTTCCCGCTGTCTCCGGAAGGCTCGCCGCCCCAGTGATGGGTAATGCTGTCACCGATCATCACATACTCCGGCTTCACCTCCCGGTTTCTTCTTTTAACGGCTTCATGCCGGGCATTCCAATCATACGGGTCCCGCTGATGGGGCTCCGGCTTCAGTGTGGCGGGCAGAGCAACTGCGGGAGCGGAAAGGGAGGAAAACGCCAGGCAGGAGGCGCCCAGCAGCAAGGTGAATATGGACAACATAAAATTCATGGCGGAACAGCGAAATTGAACAATAGTTTCAACAAATCCTCCCGCATATCAAGACCGCATGAGGTTCCACTCCTCTCCAGATGGAAAAGACCACTACCCAATGACGGTCCCCTGGCAGGCAAAAACCTTGTTTTTCTCAGAGGCTTTTTAACTGTCAGAGAGATAAAAGCAGCTTGCCGACGAGAATTGAAAGTCGGTACTAATCATTTTTCCACCCCGATTTATTAAAAAATCACTATATTTTGAAAAACATCAATGTACTGATAACGATAACGCAGCCGGAGTGTAACTTCTAGGCAATTTGAAAAATTTTATCATCAATGAAATCATTCGCCATGTTTAAAATCATATTCTGCATATTGTGCACCGTCCCTCTGATAAAAGCAGAAGATAAAATTCCATTTCCTATCATAGAAAATGGAAATAGAGCATCCATCTATTACAGTGGGAAAAATAAAGTTATCCAGACAGCCCTTGACATTCTCATAAAATATTCTCAACAAGTATGTAGAAAAAAAAGGAATTTCTTTGACGAACTCCGAAAAGGCAGCGGATATATTGGTAGGCGTTATCGGAGAAGATAAAACATTTGATACATTATGTTCACAACATTACCCGAAATACAAGGAACTGAAAGGGAAATGGGAAACCTTTCTCATACATCCCATACGTTCCCATGATAACAAGAAAAAACTTCTGATAGCCGGATCGGATACACGAGGCGCAGCATACGGAATATTGGAACTATCAAGGAGCATGGGAATATCCCCCTGGATTTGGGGGGCTGATGTCATTCCAGAAAAAAAAGACTCTGTTCTGTGGAATCGCTCCCCTCAACACGTGCAAGGCCCATCTGTCCCATACCGCAGCATATTCCTAAATGATGAAGACTGGGACTCATGCCATAGAGCACAAAAAATTATGATCCGACCAACCGGGCGAGAGAAATCGGAATAAGAACATATTCCAAAATCTTTGAGTTAATGATGAGACTCCGGGCCAATACGCTATGGCCAGCCATGCACGAATGCACCGTTCCTTTCCATTTTGTCAAGGATGCCAGGGAAACGACTGAAAAATATGGTATTATCATAGGCACATCGCATTGCGAACCCATGACGAGGAATAGTGCAGGAGAGTGGAGCGACCAATTGAACGGACCTTATAATTTTGTCACTAATTCAAACAATGTCATACGTTACTGAAAAGAACGCCTGTTGAAAGTAGGACAAAAGGAGAACATTTATACGATCGGAATGCGAGGGCGGCATGACGGCAGAATGCAAGGAGTTGCTTTGGGTCGATGGGAATCCATCCTCCTCAGAAAAACGCCAAGTCACTTTACCCACTTTAACAAAAGGGGGAGAGAGGCCGTCAACCGTTACAGTTTACCAGAGAGACAAGGACAACATTGTCTATGAAGCGGTCGATATTCCAAAAGGATTTCAAATTCAGGCAAATCCTCTTCCTGGCGGGGAAGTTCAAATAGCCGTATATGCGGATTCCACCACGCAAGACGGACGGAATACCATTAAAATAAAACTCAATGGAGAACATTATGAATTCATATGTCCCGCCGTTTCAGCAAAAACAAACATGCCTCAACAATTTATCGAAAATCAATTTTACATATCATCCCCGCAGCACAACAAATAAACAATCATTTAAAAACAAAAGTTATTGATTCTCTAAGATATAGAGGAAGCTCCATAGTCCTTCCTAAATCTTCCGAAGATCATAAAAACAAACATGATTTTTACGAATTCTATTCCGTCAGCAAAGGACAATTCAACTTATATGTCGGAAGCATTCCTATCCACCCGCAATACGAAAAAAGCCAAGGTATGCCGTTATCATTGACAATCAATCATCTGTCATTGTGTCAACATAGGCGGAATTCCATACAAAAAAGTGGAACTTGAATGTCCTGAGAAACCAGTCTTTAACCTCAAGCCAGCATATTATTGAAAAACCGGGGAAGCATGCCATACGGATTTACGCGCTTGACGAAGACTTATATTTGGACCAAATCATGATTGCTATTTAAGAAAAATAGAAATTTCTACGCTATTCCTTACATCTTTTACAACAATCCATTTTATTCTATTATAAACAAAAATCCTGTTATTAAAAATAAGGGCTTGCCAACAAAAAAATAATAGGCACACTTTCCTCCCTTCATCATCATTTTATATTGGTTTTTGTTTATGGTCGGCATCATAAAAGACTTGAAAGAAGCCCCCGCCCTGCCGCAGGAATGGCAGGGATTCAAGCCGGGAGCATGGACGGAGTCCATTGACGTACGGGATTTCATCCAGCATAATTACACGCCCTATTCCGGCAATGAAGAGTTTCTTTCCGGCCCCTCCCAACGCACGCTTCGTTTATGGGATAAGCTGAAAGTCCTGCTGAAACAGGAAATAGACAACGGCGGCGTGCTGGATGCGGATGAAGAAGTGGTATCCTCCATCACATCCCACAAGCCCGGCTACATTGACAAGGAACTGGAAGTGGTCGTGGGCCTCCAGACGGACGCTCCCCTGAAGCGCGCCCTAATGCCCTTCGGCGGCCTGCGCATGGCCCAGCAGGCCCTGGAATCCTACGGATTCAAGATGTGCGAGAAAACAGCGGATATTTTCAAAAAGATACGCAAGACGCACAATGAAGGCGTTTTCGACGCCTACACCTCCGATATCCGAGCGGCCCGTTCCGCCGGAATCATCACCGGGCTGCCGGATGCCTATGGCCGCGGCCGCATCATCGGGGACTACCGTCGCGTGGCCCTGTACGGCACGGACAGGCTGGCCGCCGAACGCCGCAAGGACCTGAAAAATTATGAAAACAGGCCCCTCACGGACGACGTGATCCGCCTGCGCGAAGAAATGAGTGAACAAATCCGCGCGCTGGAGGAACTCGCCCAGCTGGGCGCCTCCTACGGCTGCGACCTCACCCGCCCCGCCGCCGATTCCCGCGAAGCCGTGCAATGGGCCTACCTGGGCTACCTGGCCGCCGTGAAAGAACAAAATGGAGCCGCCATGTCCCTGGGCCGCGTCTCCACCTTCTTCGACATCTACTTCACCCGCGACCTGGAACAGGGACGGATCACGGAAAAGGAAGTGCAGGAAATCATGGACCAGTTCGTGATGAAGCTGCGCATCGTCCGCTTCATCCGCACGCCCGACTACAACAACCTGTTCTCCGGAGACCCCACCTGGGTGACGGAATCCATCGGCGGCATGGGGGAAGACGGGCGCACACTGGTCACCCGCAGCTCCTTCCGCATGCTCCAGACCCTTTACAATCTGGGACCGGCTCCGGAACCGAACCTGACGGTCCTGTGGTCCGGGGATATGCCGGAAGCCTTCAAAAGCTTCTGCGCCAGGGTCTCCATAGAAACGTCCTCCGTCCAGTACGAAAACGACGACCTGATGCGCCCGCACTGGGGGGACGACTACGGCATTGCCTGCTGCGTCTCCGCCATGCGCATCGGCAAGCAAATGCAATTCTTCGGCGCCCGTGCCAACCTGGCCAAGTGCCTGCTGTACGCCCTGAACGGCGGCGTGGACGAACTCAAGGGCAGGCAGGTGGCCCCGCCCTCCCCGCGCTACACGGAGGAAATCCTCAAGTACGATGAGGTCATGGCCCTGTACGACAACATGCAGGACTGGCTTGCCAAAACCTACATCGACGCCCTGAACATCATCCACTACATGCACGACAAATACTGCTATGAACGCATTGAAATGGCGCTGCATGATCCGGAAATCCTGCGCACGATGGCCACGGGCATCGCCGGGCTGTCCGTGGCGGCGGACTCTCTCTCCGCCATCAAATACTCCACCGTAAAAGCTATCCGCAATGAAGAAGGCCTGATCGTGGACTTCAAAACGGAAGGCGAATTCCCCTGCTACGGAAACAACGACCCGCGCGTGGACGACATCGCGTGCAGCCTGGTGAGCAACTTCATGCAGAAGCTGCGCAAACTGCACACCTACCGCAACTCCCTCCCCACCCAATCCATCCTGACCATCACCTCCAACGTGGTGTACGGCAAAAAAACGGGCAACACCCCGGACGGCCGCCGCGCCGGAGAGCCGTTCGCGCCCGGAGCCAACCCCATGCACGGACGGGACAGGAACGGAGCCGTGGCCTCCATGCTTTCCGTGGCCAAACTGTCCTATGACGACTCCCTGGACGGCATCTCCTACACCTTCTCCATCGTGCCCCAGGCCCTGGGCAAGGAAGAAGGGGAACGCCGCACCAAGCTCTCCGCCCTGCTGGACGCCTACTTTGCCGCCACCGGCCACCACATCAACGTGAACGTCCTGGAGCGGGAAACCCTGCTGGACGCCATGGACCACCCGGAAAAATATCCGCAGCTCACCATCCGCGTTTCCGGCTACGCCGTCAACTTCATCAAGCTGACCCGGGAACAGCAGCAGGAAGTCATCAACCGCACCTTCCACATCCGCTAACCCATCTCCGCGGATGCCGCAGGCGCCCTTCCATCAACCGGACTCCGGCGGAAACTCTGCCGCCTCCGTCACGGGCCTGGTCCATTCCGTGGAATCCTGCGGCACCGTGGACGGGCCCGGCATCCGCTTCGTCCTCTTCCTGTCCGGATGCAGCCTGCGCTGCCGGTACTGCCATAACCCGGACGCCTCCTATGTTCGCCGGGGACAAACCAGAAGCGCCGCGGACATTCTGGAGGAACTTGCACGCTACCGGGACTTCCTGCAAGCGGCCGGAGGCGGCCTTACCCTCTCCGGCGGGGACCCGCTCTTCCAGCCGGCCTTTGCTAAAGCCGTGTTGAAAGGAGGAAAAGCCATGGGCCTGCACACCTGCCTGGACACATCCGGCCACCTGGGAGCGAATGCGGACGGCGAACTGCTGGAACACACGGACCTGGTCCTGCTGGACATCAAGGCATGGAATCCGGAACGCTACCGGAACCTGACGGGCGGAGAACTGCGCCCCACCCTGGAATTCGCGGAACGCCTGGCTGCCCTCCGCAAGCCCGTATGGCTCCGCTACGTGCTGGTGCCCGGCCTTACGGACGACATGGAAGACATGGCGCAACTTGCCCGCTGCGCCCGCCGCCTGGGAAACGTGGAACGCGTGGACATACTTCCCTTCCACCAGATGGGCCGCTTCAAATGGGATGAACTGGACCTGGATTATACGCTCCGGGACGTTCGCGAACCCTCCGCGGAACTGACGGAACAGGCCCGCAGTATTTTCCGCCGGGAAGGAATTTCAAGGTATGAAGTACATTGAGGAATTGTAAAAATTTTCTTCAGTCACGGGAACTGTCCAAAGCATCCATTCCCCCCTTGATCATTCCCAGCAAGATATCCACCTTATTTTCAGCTTTTAAAGCACGCTCACGCCATATCCTGACATCCAGCCCCACTCCTTCCTCGCGCGCTTGCAAAAGAAGGGCAATCACGGATTCCCTCACGCGCGAGGGAACCTTTTCACCCTGCTCCAGGCGAACCAGACAGGTTATATCGTAGCCGGATAGTTCTGCAAGACGAGCCAGGGTTAAATGGGTCTTCTTCCTCAACTTTTTAACATTAATTTCCCTGGACATCATGAATTTATATTTATCGGCGGCATATCTCCATGGCAACGGGATGAATAAACCTTCATTTCTGAAAAGGAAACCCCCTTAACTGGAAAAGGCATTTATCTCCCGCAGGGCATCCAGCGCTTCCTGCACGGAAATGCTGCGGTTGCAGGGAGTGCCACGGTCGCATTCCCTCAGGAAGCATGGGGAACAGCACTGGTGGCTGTACAGGGAGCGATGAAACTGCCCCAGCGGACGGCACACGTCCGGAAGCCTGGTGGAAAAGAGAGTCACCGTCGGAAGGCCGCAGCAGGAGCAGAGAGAGGGAATAACACCGTCCACGGCAATGGCCGCTGCGGCGGCATCCATGACGGGGAACAGGTCTTCCGGCGCCCCGGCCTTCATCTCCACCTGTAGCCGCTCCGCCAGAGCGGAAGCCCGCGCGCGGTCTTCCTCCAGCGCCACCAGCACCGGCCTGCCCGGAAGGGAGCGTACCAGTTCCTCCCATTGCTCCTCCCCCCATTCGCTGGCTGGCCCCAGCGTGGAAAACGGAGCGATCAGAACGGGAGCCCCCTCCCCGGCGTGCGCCTTTTTCACGGGAAACACGAAAGAGTTCCAGATATCCAGACCATGCAGATCCCCCAGGTGCAAATAGGGTCGGACGCGGTGAACGGGAGGAGCCGCTTTCAGAACGGAAGCCTTTACCCGGAACTTGTACTTCCGGCATCCGGGATGAGTATCCAGGCCGGAAAACATCATGGGGCCATACGGTGCCAGAGCCTTGAGAGTTTCCATATCCTGGTCCAGCATGACGCCCAGGTCCAGAGGGCCTTCATTGTAAAACTCATCCGCGGCTAATGCTTCCCGGAGCTGCTTCAGGGAATCGTGCGGCAGGACATGGGCCACTTCCTCAAATGTTTTCCAAACGCCCGCCTGGTCGGACGGGCAGATGACGCTCACCTGCATGTCCGGCCTGGCGCCCTTCAGCGCCCTGATCAATGGAACGGTCAGCAAGGCTTCATCCAGGGCCCTGGGAACGGCCACCAAAATGCGGTACGGCTTCAGTTCCATCTTCTCCAGAAGCCTGAACGTCTTTTCATCCCTGGGAGCAAAACGGTCAATGGACTTCCAGCGGTGGTGCATCCAGAACACGTCCAGAACGGACTTGCCGATCAACTCTTCCAAATGCCTGTTCACCTCCATGGTATCTCCCGCCAGAGAACCGTCGGAACCGGAAAAATCCACCACATTGCCCATATCCGCAATCCAGTGGCCCGGCTTGTCCGTACGCACGGCAATCGCCACCATGTCCGCCCCGGCCCGCTTGCGCAGCAGGGCGGGCAGCGGCGTCGTTCCGGTCACCTTGCCGAAAAAGGGAACATACACCCCTTCCCAGACGAACTGGTCGCTCAGCACGCCCAGCGCGCCCCCTTCCTTGAGCATCTTCATGGGTGCCTTGATGCCGCCCTCCTTGGAAAACATCTGCGTGCCCCGCTCCGTACGGCGCCTGTACATGTATTCCTCCATCAGAGGATTGTCAAACTGGCGGTACATGGAGCCGTAACGCTCAATCTCCGGATAAAACACGCATATTCTCGCCAGCGCCTCCCAATTTCCGGAATGGGCAATGGCGCACACCTGTCCGCGCCCTTCCAGCACGGGCCGGGCAAACGCCTCGTGCCCCGTAATTTTCACGCACTTTTTCAACTGGTCATCCGTCAGAATGGCCGTCTTGGCGGAACACAGGAAATTGGCGATCGTCCGCCGGAAATTCTCCTTGCCCAGCTTCTTCAGCTCCCTGCCGCGCAAGGCCGGGTCCAGGACGATACGCAGATTCCTTTCCACAATCTTCCGGCGCTTCGGCAGCAAATGCCATGCCGCGCCGCCGGCCATGCGCCCCAGGCGAAACAGCGTCTTCATGCCCACAAGCTTCAACAGTCCCTCCATCAGCAGGAATCCCTTCATCCCCGCATAATGGACAAACGCCTTCCGGGAGGAAGGAGGAGAATCGGATGAAAGAGAGCTCGCCATAAGAAAACCGGAGTGAATGTTATACAAATCCGCGCCGGTCCACAAACCCTTTATGTGCCGCATTGCTGGTCTTCATTTCCGCGCCCGGCGTCAAAAACCTACCGGAAGACTGGATTTTCGCGCAGGGCAGCGTTGCCGTTACAGCCATGCGTGTCCGAAACGCCTGCCGGAAAAATTCCACAGGGATGACTTTCCCCTTCCTCAAATCATCGGAAACTGCACTATCCAGACCGCCACAGAAGAGAGGGGTTAACGATTCGGGAAACTACAGCACTTCGCCCTATTCTCCGGATGTCCCTGCGGCGTTCAATCCGGCGAAATCGGAAGCAGCCGGGGATGTAAAGAGGCCTCTTTCAGTGCTTCCATCCCTAGCACGGACCTGATGGACAGCCGTGGCCCCCCCTGAAAGGCAAGCTTCTTCCTGCAACGGGAATGAAACAGTATTCCTATCAGGAAAAAAATCCAGGAGACTCCTCATTTCCTTTAATTTTATGATCCTCACCGGGTTTTATAATCCGGAAGTCAACGGAAAAATCTGGAGAAAAGTTGATTAGGGATAATAAGATATATAAGGATGACAGGAATAACAGGACGCTTCAAAATTCCCCTGTCATTCCTATGATCCTTATGTTCCCTGCCAAAGGCATCTTTGCATTGCGGCGTTGTTTTATCACGGATTATAAATCCGCTAGTTTCTCCATCAGCATATTGACGACAGTATTCAAACCATTGACGGAGAAAAAAATAATGTTTGGATTTCTTTTCTTTTTCATATTTCTGGCATCTCTTTTAATTCTGTGGCGGTGGCGTGCAAACGGACGGATGCTTTCATGGAAGAAAGTAATCCTTGCCGCCAGTATTTGCAGCCTCATTCTTTTTCCTATGGAACTGGTTTTCCGTCCGGACGGTGTGGTCGCGGGACGGTGGGAAAGTACGGGGGCCGTCCTGGTTCAGTACGGAATTTTCCTGGCGGCACTGTGCCTGTCCGTGCAGGCTCTGAATTGCGTTGTATGGCATGAGGCCCGGCACGAAACCGTATGGAAAACGTGGCAGAAATGGGGTGTCATGACCGTGACGGTTCTCCTTGCGGTCGCACTGTGGCGGCACTGGGGCACCATGTGCTCCTTTGATTTCCTCCACCGCCAGTATCCCCAGGTGCTTTCCGGACAGTACGATTTGATGCACACACTGGCCCACACGCTGATGTGCAAGGGGATTTTAAGCGTCTGGCATCATTTTCACGCTATTGTCCTTGTCCAGCTTGCGTTGCTTCTGCTGGTTTATTTCATGATTTTCTCATGGGGTGCGAGAGAGAAAATGCGGGTTTTGATTGTCCTCGGCGCTGTGTTCCTGTGCATGGTTCAGTTTGACATGGCGACCACCATTATCAAGGACGTTCCCTACGCCATTTCCATGATGGCCCTGACCGTCGGCCTGTGCACCTACATGCTGGAAAAACGTACTTCTTCCTTGTGGCTGATCGGGTTAGGCCTGGCCGGAACAGGCTGCCTGCGTTATGACGGCTATGTTCCGTTTTTCCTGACTACAGGGGTTCTTCTGGCTTATATGTTCCGGCATCCGCAGGAAAGGCGGCGCCTGGCAATTCCCGTTGCGGGAGCCCTTCTTTTCTGGCTCTTTGCCTTTGCCGCCCTGCCCTGCCTGATGAAAGCGGGGAGGGGGGCTTCCGGCACAAGGTACGCCAAGATGGCCCATGTAGTTTGTGACATTGTGGCGGAAGGAGGAAAGGTGAGTCCGGAGGACATGGAGCTGATTGAGCAGGAAATCATGCCCAGGGAGGTGATAATGAGACAGTACGGTCTCTACAAGGATTCCATGCATCCTGCCGTATCAGCCGGACATGGGGAAAAGTATCTTCATACGGGCCTGTTTGAAACCTGGGAAACCGGCAGGAAATACGGGTTTGCCTGGACTTTGTCCGACAGGGGGGGGGACGCAGTCAGAAAACTGTTCTTTTCCGTAGCGGCGGACAATCCCGCGCAGGCGGCAAGGATTCTTCTCCTGAACAGCCAGATGGTATGGAATCTGCCCGCATCATCCAATACCCGGAAAATGCCGCAACTTTGGCTGTTTTACGGCTGCGTTCTCGGTTTCCTGGTGTATGGAATACAGAAGAGAAAATCTTGCCTGATTCCCTTTGTACCGTTTTGCTCAGTTCCTCTGGTGATCAGCGCTGCGGCTACGACCTATGAAATCAGGTACATGCTGCCTGTGGTGGTGCTGTTTCCCATTCTGATACTTTATTCCATCGGCTGTGCCAAGAGGGCCGCGGCTGCGGAGGAGCCTTCCACAAAAAAGCCTGGGCCCGTTTCCGGAGAAAAGCCGTGACAAGGAGCTGGAGGAAATATCCCGTAACTGGAGAATTGCCTGGCGATGACGGCCGCCTGTAAAACGGCCCCTGCTTCAGATTTGCCGTAAAAATGGCTGCCGCAGAGCCATGATTTCACTTTCGGTAAAGAAATGACTTTACAATTATTAACCAAACGGTATATTCCGTCTCCCGAACCGAACACCAAACCGGAGTTATACACCATGAAAGTTCTTTCTTCCTTAGCCTCTATGAAGCGCCGCCACGCAGACTGCCAAATCGTGAAGCGCAAGGGCACGCTGTATGTGATTTGCAAGAGCAATCCCAAATTCAAGGCCCGCCAGGGCGCCACGGCAGGTACGCGTCTTTCCAAGAAGGGCGTCAAGTAAACCCTGGCCCAACACAGATTTAAAAAAGACCGCCGCCCGCCGGGTGCCGGTCTTTTTTTGGTGACCGAACTCCTTCCTACATGCCCATGCAGCTTCCCTACGTCCAAACCAGATTCCTGGACCTTCCCGGCTCCT
This genomic stretch from Akkermansia biwaensis harbors:
- a CDS encoding GDSL-type esterase/lipase family protein gives rise to the protein MNFMLSIFTLLLGASCLAFSSLSAPAVALPATLKPEPHQRDPYDWNARHEAVKRRNREVKPEYVMIGDSITHHWGGEPSGDSGKRGEDSWKKLFGPHRATNMGFGFDYVDNAYYRVQNGELDGISPRVVIVLLGTNNLGHRRDTPQACADNMAAFIRLVRRKCPSSRVLLLGILPRKEKDLEQPIIQTNKLLAKLHDGKAVFFANPGKALLSEDGASPRQDFMRDTVHPNGKGYEVLGRELGILLKRMDSAYRGGQDSR
- the pflB gene encoding formate C-acetyltransferase — encoded protein: MVGIIKDLKEAPALPQEWQGFKPGAWTESIDVRDFIQHNYTPYSGNEEFLSGPSQRTLRLWDKLKVLLKQEIDNGGVLDADEEVVSSITSHKPGYIDKELEVVVGLQTDAPLKRALMPFGGLRMAQQALESYGFKMCEKTADIFKKIRKTHNEGVFDAYTSDIRAARSAGIITGLPDAYGRGRIIGDYRRVALYGTDRLAAERRKDLKNYENRPLTDDVIRLREEMSEQIRALEELAQLGASYGCDLTRPAADSREAVQWAYLGYLAAVKEQNGAAMSLGRVSTFFDIYFTRDLEQGRITEKEVQEIMDQFVMKLRIVRFIRTPDYNNLFSGDPTWVTESIGGMGEDGRTLVTRSSFRMLQTLYNLGPAPEPNLTVLWSGDMPEAFKSFCARVSIETSSVQYENDDLMRPHWGDDYGIACCVSAMRIGKQMQFFGARANLAKCLLYALNGGVDELKGRQVAPPSPRYTEEILKYDEVMALYDNMQDWLAKTYIDALNIIHYMHDKYCYERIEMALHDPEILRTMATGIAGLSVAADSLSAIKYSTVKAIRNEEGLIVDFKTEGEFPCYGNNDPRVDDIACSLVSNFMQKLRKLHTYRNSLPTQSILTITSNVVYGKKTGNTPDGRRAGEPFAPGANPMHGRDRNGAVASMLSVAKLSYDDSLDGISYTFSIVPQALGKEEGERRTKLSALLDAYFAATGHHINVNVLERETLLDAMDHPEKYPQLTIRVSGYAVNFIKLTREQQQEVINRTFHIR
- the pflA gene encoding pyruvate formate-lyase-activating protein, translating into MPQAPFHQPDSGGNSAASVTGLVHSVESCGTVDGPGIRFVLFLSGCSLRCRYCHNPDASYVRRGQTRSAADILEELARYRDFLQAAGGGLTLSGGDPLFQPAFAKAVLKGGKAMGLHTCLDTSGHLGANADGELLEHTDLVLLDIKAWNPERYRNLTGGELRPTLEFAERLAALRKPVWLRYVLVPGLTDDMEDMAQLARCARRLGNVERVDILPFHQMGRFKWDELDLDYTLRDVREPSAELTEQARSIFRREGISRYEVH
- the ykgO gene encoding type B 50S ribosomal protein L36, with protein sequence MKVLSSLASMKRRHADCQIVKRKGTLYVICKSNPKFKARQGATAGTRLSKKGVK